From a single Gimesia fumaroli genomic region:
- a CDS encoding sulfatase-like hydrolase/transferase: MSFRQRVSFALFLMLCCFGFHLGIVEAADQQQKPNVLFLFTDDQRADTIHALGNSLIQTPNLDQLVRNGFVFNNAYCLGSNSGAVCVCSRNMLLSGRTYFRWTGRYASAKKPNFPDSMKQAGYYTYHHGKKGNTAMEIHKRFDQSQYLNDQQARLLGQPGKEIVDNAIQFLRTKEDKPFFMYLAFACPHDPRVADQEYMDLYQRNQIPLPENYLPLHPFNNGEQVVRDELLAGFPRSKAEVKKHLHDYYADITGLDGHIGRLLNALKESGEYENTVIIFSSDHGLAVGSHGLMGKQSLYEHSMKSPLIFSGPGIPHGQSDALVYLYDIFPTVCEMVGTEVPQGLDAASMWPVISGKKPEIRETLFTAYKDVQRSVRDDRWKLITYPQINQSQLFDLENDPAETKDLFGQSACQSHSDRLLASMKDWQKKVGDTSPLASDTPQDATFKAPTPEELKQLNQRWKPKKKKTKKKSS, translated from the coding sequence ATGAGTTTTCGACAGAGAGTTTCTTTTGCTTTGTTTTTGATGCTGTGTTGCTTTGGATTCCACCTCGGAATCGTCGAGGCCGCCGATCAGCAGCAAAAACCGAATGTGCTGTTTTTATTTACGGATGATCAACGTGCCGACACCATTCATGCGTTGGGGAACTCACTGATCCAGACGCCGAACCTGGATCAACTCGTGCGGAATGGGTTTGTGTTTAACAATGCTTACTGTTTGGGAAGTAACTCCGGTGCCGTTTGTGTCTGCAGCCGGAACATGCTACTCAGCGGACGAACCTATTTCCGCTGGACGGGCCGTTACGCTTCGGCAAAGAAACCGAATTTTCCAGACTCCATGAAGCAAGCCGGGTATTACACCTACCATCATGGTAAAAAAGGGAACACAGCGATGGAGATCCATAAGCGGTTCGATCAGTCCCAATATCTGAATGATCAACAGGCACGTTTACTGGGCCAGCCCGGAAAAGAAATCGTCGATAATGCAATTCAGTTTTTGAGAACAAAAGAAGACAAACCCTTCTTTATGTATCTGGCGTTTGCCTGCCCGCATGACCCTCGGGTGGCGGATCAGGAATATATGGATCTGTATCAGCGCAACCAGATTCCCTTACCAGAAAATTATCTGCCTTTGCATCCCTTCAATAATGGAGAACAGGTCGTACGTGATGAATTACTGGCCGGGTTCCCGCGTAGCAAAGCCGAAGTGAAAAAGCACCTGCATGATTACTATGCCGACATCACGGGCCTGGATGGCCATATTGGTCGATTGCTGAACGCGCTCAAAGAGAGTGGCGAATATGAGAATACCGTGATTATTTTTTCATCGGATCATGGTCTCGCTGTTGGCAGTCATGGATTGATGGGGAAACAAAGCCTTTACGAACATAGTATGAAATCGCCCCTCATCTTCAGTGGCCCGGGGATTCCCCACGGCCAGAGCGATGCGCTCGTCTATCTGTATGATATCTTTCCGACTGTCTGTGAAATGGTGGGAACTGAGGTCCCGCAAGGACTGGATGCAGCAAGCATGTGGCCTGTGATCAGCGGCAAGAAACCAGAAATTCGTGAGACCCTGTTTACGGCTTACAAAGACGTACAGCGTTCGGTTCGCGATGACAGATGGAAGCTGATTACCTATCCGCAGATCAATCAGTCACAACTGTTTGACTTGGAGAATGACCCTGCGGAAACGAAGGATCTGTTTGGGCAGTCGGCCTGTCAGAGTCATTCAGACCGCTTGCTGGCGTCGATGAAAGACTGGCAGAAAAAAGTCGGCGACACAAGCCCGCTTGCATCGGATACGCCTCAGGACGCGACCTTTAAAGCGCCAACGCCTGAAGAACTGAAACAATTGAATCAGCGTTGGAAGCCCAAAAAGAAGAAAACCAAGAAGAAGTCATCCTAA
- a CDS encoding RNA-binding S4 domain-containing protein produces MVSETRPPIRLDQFLKQQAAVGTGGHAKVVIQAGEVTVNGTVETRRRKQLSPGDVISYAGEQWCVEVTQDE; encoded by the coding sequence ATGGTATCAGAAACACGCCCACCGATCCGTTTAGATCAGTTTTTAAAACAGCAGGCTGCGGTTGGGACGGGCGGTCATGCCAAAGTCGTCATCCAGGCAGGAGAAGTGACCGTTAACGGAACCGTCGAGACTAGACGACGCAAGCAACTGTCGCCGGGAGATGTGATATCTTACGCCGGCGAACAGTGGTGCGTTGAAGTCACCCAGGACGAGTGA
- a CDS encoding glycoside hydrolase family 15 protein: MDGSKFPSLNQAPETIEETEQLVSFLEAQNTFSFPALENGLFPAAIAHESTGYQSIWVRDNIHVAHALNAVGKIEPACKAAATLTDYFIKHRDRFDNIISGKHNATEVMKRPHIRFDGNTLGEIDEKWAHAQNDALGYYLWFYSLLALQGKLTPTHDSIELLAAFVHYFEKIRFWEDADSGHWEEARKVEASSIGTVVSGLLTLKQYLDQSQNWSQLKYGKKLVASEMVDELIQQGQMTLSEILPAESIQADPLLARKYDGALLFLIYPLGLVQGEMAERILEDVRTHLMGDYGIRRYLGDSYWCADYKDMLSEDDRTSDFSEDQASRDKLLKPGQEAQWCIFDSIMSVIYGQRFLDSDKSDDFEKQRFHLERSLNQLTTEECRFGPYLCPESYFLEKGKYIPNDITPLLWTQGNLMMALHQWKQTVNERR; encoded by the coding sequence ATGGATGGCAGTAAGTTCCCCTCTTTAAATCAGGCTCCAGAAACGATTGAGGAAACCGAACAGTTGGTTTCTTTTCTGGAAGCACAGAATACCTTTTCGTTTCCTGCCTTGGAAAACGGTTTGTTTCCGGCAGCAATCGCTCATGAATCGACGGGTTATCAGAGTATCTGGGTTCGTGATAATATTCATGTTGCGCATGCTTTGAATGCCGTCGGAAAAATTGAGCCGGCCTGCAAAGCAGCAGCTACATTGACCGATTACTTCATCAAACACAGAGATCGATTCGATAACATCATTTCCGGAAAACATAACGCAACGGAAGTGATGAAACGCCCCCACATCCGCTTTGACGGGAATACGCTGGGGGAAATCGATGAAAAGTGGGCGCATGCCCAAAATGATGCGCTGGGTTATTATCTCTGGTTTTACAGTCTGTTGGCATTACAGGGGAAATTGACGCCCACGCATGATTCCATCGAGTTACTGGCGGCCTTTGTGCATTATTTCGAGAAGATCCGTTTCTGGGAAGATGCAGACAGCGGTCACTGGGAAGAGGCACGCAAGGTCGAGGCGTCGAGCATTGGTACTGTTGTCAGTGGATTACTGACTTTGAAACAGTATCTTGATCAAAGTCAGAACTGGAGCCAGCTTAAGTATGGGAAAAAACTGGTTGCTTCCGAGATGGTCGATGAGTTAATCCAACAGGGGCAAATGACGCTGTCAGAAATTCTACCTGCTGAGAGTATTCAAGCCGATCCTTTGTTGGCGCGAAAATACGATGGCGCGCTGTTATTCCTGATTTATCCACTGGGACTGGTACAGGGTGAGATGGCCGAGAGGATTCTCGAAGATGTCCGAACACACCTGATGGGCGATTATGGCATCCGTCGTTATCTGGGGGATTCATACTGGTGTGCCGACTATAAAGATATGCTCAGCGAAGATGACCGGACGAGCGATTTCAGCGAAGATCAGGCCAGCCGGGATAAGCTGTTAAAACCGGGGCAGGAAGCACAGTGGTGCATTTTCGATTCGATTATGTCTGTGATCTACGGACAACGATTTCTGGATTCAGATAAGTCAGACGATTTTGAAAAACAGCGTTTTCATCTGGAGCGTTCGTTGAATCAGTTGACAACTGAGGAATGCCGCTTTGGTCCTTATCTCTGTCCGGAGTCGTACTTCCTCGAAAAAGGGAAATACATTCCCAACGATATTACGCCGTTATTATGGACTCAGGGTAATTTGATGATGGCGTTGCACCAGTGGAAACAGACGGTTAATGAGCGTCGTTGA
- a CDS encoding GTPase, whose translation MSNPPPINSQYACTAALLTPRGRGAVATIRVHGTLPALTRAIDGCFSPVNRKSLTEQPLNRIAYGLWGQTNSEDLVLCRIENETVDIHCHGGMAAVERILTDLDAQGCEIRSWQELACQTEPALEVELQTTLTSATTFRAAEILLRQSQGILRTAFEMLIPDETADFDAELFQTQIQNLLRWEHLGLHLTAPWRVVLAGRPNVGKSSLINAILGYDRSIVFDEAGTTRDVLTATTAIEGWPFQFSDTAGIREQADELEAAGIQRAEQTLSQADCRVILIDTSQPAHPDDQRLLSQWNDSIVVAHKTDLPQRWDERLPEQAIPVSSKTKAGIEALLETLVKRLIPEVPPEATAVPVTKRQIDLLHQAAAALTSQDLSAYRSLIDQLLLQESNRETLNDAH comes from the coding sequence ATGTCAAACCCTCCCCCAATCAATTCACAGTACGCTTGCACCGCCGCGCTGTTAACGCCCCGCGGTAGAGGCGCCGTCGCTACCATTCGCGTTCATGGTACACTTCCCGCGTTGACTCGTGCCATTGATGGTTGCTTCTCGCCCGTTAATAGAAAATCGTTAACAGAACAACCCCTCAATCGGATTGCGTATGGACTCTGGGGACAGACCAACAGCGAAGATCTGGTACTCTGCCGCATTGAAAATGAGACGGTCGACATTCACTGTCACGGCGGCATGGCGGCCGTTGAACGCATTCTGACCGACCTGGACGCACAAGGCTGCGAAATTCGATCCTGGCAGGAGTTAGCCTGTCAGACAGAGCCTGCACTGGAAGTGGAATTGCAGACAACACTGACTTCCGCCACGACTTTCCGCGCTGCTGAAATTTTGTTACGCCAGTCACAGGGGATCTTACGCACCGCTTTCGAAATGCTCATTCCAGACGAAACAGCAGACTTCGATGCGGAATTATTTCAAACGCAAATTCAAAACCTGCTCCGCTGGGAACACCTGGGTCTGCATTTAACGGCTCCCTGGCGAGTGGTACTGGCAGGACGACCGAATGTGGGCAAATCGAGTCTGATCAACGCGATCCTGGGATACGACCGCTCAATCGTGTTCGATGAAGCAGGCACAACCCGCGATGTCCTGACCGCAACCACAGCCATTGAAGGCTGGCCTTTTCAATTCTCCGATACCGCAGGCATCCGCGAACAAGCCGATGAATTGGAAGCAGCAGGCATCCAGCGAGCCGAACAAACCCTCAGCCAGGCTGACTGTCGAGTGATCCTGATTGACACCAGCCAGCCGGCACATCCGGACGATCAGCGACTGCTCTCCCAATGGAACGATTCCATCGTGGTCGCCCATAAAACTGATCTCCCGCAACGCTGGGATGAGCGGCTCCCCGAGCAGGCAATTCCAGTTTCATCCAAAACAAAAGCTGGCATCGAAGCCCTGTTAGAGACGCTGGTGAAACGACTGATCCCGGAAGTTCCTCCCGAAGCAACAGCGGTCCCTGTTACCAAACGGCAGATTGACTTGTTGCATCAGGCAGCCGCAGCACTCACGAGCCAGGATCTGTCCGCATATCGCAGTCTGATTGATCAGTTGCTGCTGCAGGAATCAAACCGAGAAACACTCAACGACGCTCATTAA